Proteins co-encoded in one Nematostella vectensis chromosome 15, jaNemVect1.1, whole genome shotgun sequence genomic window:
- the LOC125560690 gene encoding uncharacterized protein LOC125560690: MLFTCFIDFRKAFDSIPRDKLFAKIQQAGISGNFYEVLRSMYSNDISCGKIGDSISESFSCMVGVKQGCMLSPTLFNLFLSDLPDTLAKSSSAHILGNTKLNCLLYADDLVLFSETSSGLQDLLNRLSIYSEENSLKVNTSKTKVMIFNNIGKVMNNYQFLLNREQLENVKSYKYLGLVFSAVGNFNLAKEELKKTALKALFKLRKDIGIHFRSDINLTLKLFDALIKPILLYGSEVWGADNKSCVDDRDPLESVHLKFCKMLLGTGKTAVNNACRGELGRYPLCINATYRNIKYWTNLRSKEEALSKVVYTECVNNPHVSYWTHKTKEIIFKAGFGFMWLYQNETDPALFLDIFSKRLNDMYFQKWHGEIFNDQRKNSNEMNKLRTYRTFKDKYELENYLVAIPNVKHRVALTKLRISNHQLQIEKGRHTRPYTKEKDRICPTCKNDVENEFHFLVQCQTYKELRNSVIQNLQRNQITQKRLFNLLINPPTQLAGIAARYISECFKLRETLIGEKREEKKKKENTM, translated from the exons atgctTTTCACTTGCTTCATAGACTTCCGAAAGGCCTTTGACAGCATTCCTAGAGATAAACTATTTGCGAAAATACAACAAGCTGGTATTTCTGGAAACTTTTACGAAGTTCTAAGATCAATGTACTCCAATGATATATCGTGTGGGAAGATAGGGGATTCAATTAGTGAAAGTTTTAGTTGCATGGTTGGGGTAAAACAAGGATGCATGTTGAGTCCAACTCTTTTTAATCTGTTCCTTAGCGATTTACCTGATACCTTAGCGAAATCTTCAAGTGCCCACATCTTAGGCAACACAAAATTAAATTGTCTTCTGTATGCAGACGACTTAGTACTTTTCTCGGAAACAAGTAGTGGTCTGCAAGACCTCTTAAATAGACTTTCTATCTACTCAGAAGAAAATAGTCTAAAAGTCAATACTTCAAAAACTAAGgtgatgatttttaataacATAGGCAAAGTAATGAATAACTATCAATTCCTTTTGAACAGGGAACAATTGGAAAATGTCAAATCTTATAAGTACCTAGGGCTAGTATTCAGCGCGGTAGGAAACTTTAACTTAGCAAAAGAGGAGCTTAAAAAAACCGCACTCAAAGCTTTATTTAAGTTAAGGAAAGATATCGGTATTCACTTCAGATCAGACATTAATCTTACATTAAAACTGTTTGATGCACTGATCAAACCAATTTTATTGTATGGCAGCGAGGTATGGGGTGCCGATAATAAAAGCTGTGTTGATGATAGAGATCCGCTTGAATCAGTACATCTTAAATTCTGTAAAATGTTACTAGGAACTGGAAAAACGGCTGTGAACAATGCGTGCAGAGGGGAACTAGGCAGATATCCTCTTTGTATAAATGCAACATATAGGAACATAAAATACTGGACCAACCTTCGGTCAAAAGAAGAGGCCCTCTCAAAAGTAGTTTATACAGAGTGTGTAAATAACCCTCACGTGTCCTACTGGAcccacaaaacaaaagaaataattttcaaagCGGGTTTTGGGTTTATGTGGCTCTATCAAAATGAAACCGACCCTGCATTGTTCCTTGATATTTTCTCTAAACGACTTAATGATATGTATTTTCAGAAATGGCATGGGGAAATTTTCAATGACCAAAGGAAAAACAGTAATGAAATGAACAAACTAAGAACTTATAGAACTTTTAAAGACAAATATGAATTAGAGAATTACCTTGTAGCCATCCCTAATGTGAAACATAGAGTTGCGCTAACAAAACTAAGAATAAGTAATCACCAATTGCAAATTGAGAAAGGCAGACATACGAGGCCTTACACAAAGGAAAAAGATCGGATTTGCCCAACATGCAAAAATGACGTGGAAAATGAATTTCACTTTCTAGTACAATGCCAAACATACAAAGAGCTACGAAATTCAGTTATCCAAAATTTGCAGCGCAATCAAATTACACAAAAACGCCTTTTCAATTTACTAATAAATCCGCCAACTCAATTAGCAGGGATAGCTGCAAGGTACATTTCCGAATGTTTCAAGCTAAGGGAAACGCTAAT aggggaaaaaagggaagaaaaaaagaaaaaagaaaatacaatgtaA